One window of the Klebsiella oxytoca genome contains the following:
- the carA gene encoding glutamine-hydrolyzing carbamoyl-phosphate synthase small subunit: protein MIKSALLVLEDGTQFHGRAIGATGTAVGEVVFNTSMTGYQEILTDPSYSRQIVTLTYPHIGNVGTNAADEESSQVHAQGLVIRDLPLIASNFRNTEDLSSYLKRHNIVAIADIDTRKLTRLLREKGAQNGCIIAGDSPDAQLALEKAKAFPGLNGMDLAKEVTTAETYSWTQGSWTLAGDLPEAKAESELPFHVVAYDFGAKRNILRMLVDRGCRLTVVPAQTSAEDVLKMNPDGIFLSNGPGDPAPCDYAIDAITKFLQTDIPVFGICLGHQLLALASGAKTVKMKFGHHGGNHPVKDIDNNVVMITAQNHGFAVDEASMPANLRVTHKSLFDGTLQGIHRTDKPAFSFQGHPEASPGPHDAAPLFDHFIELIEFYRQSAK from the coding sequence TTGATTAAGTCAGCGCTATTGGTTCTGGAAGACGGAACCCAGTTTCACGGTCGGGCCATAGGGGCTACCGGCACGGCGGTTGGGGAAGTCGTTTTCAATACTTCAATGACCGGTTATCAAGAAATCCTCACTGATCCTTCCTATTCCCGCCAAATCGTCACTTTAACTTATCCCCATATCGGCAACGTCGGCACCAATGCCGCCGATGAAGAGTCTTCTCAGGTACATGCACAGGGTCTGGTTATTCGCGATCTGCCGCTGATTGCCAGCAACTTCCGCAATACTGAAGACCTCTCTTCTTATCTGAAGCGCCATAACATCGTGGCAATTGCTGATATCGATACCCGTAAGCTGACCCGTCTGCTGCGTGAAAAAGGCGCGCAGAACGGCTGCATCATTGCCGGCGACAGCCCGGACGCGCAGCTGGCGCTGGAAAAAGCGAAAGCGTTCCCGGGCCTCAACGGTATGGATCTGGCGAAGGAAGTGACTACCGCAGAAACCTACAGCTGGACGCAGGGTAGCTGGACTCTGGCGGGCGACCTGCCGGAAGCGAAAGCGGAAAGCGAGCTGCCGTTCCACGTGGTGGCATACGATTTCGGCGCCAAGCGCAACATTCTGCGCATGCTGGTGGACCGCGGCTGCCGTTTGACGGTGGTGCCGGCGCAGACCTCTGCCGAAGATGTGCTGAAAATGAATCCGGACGGTATCTTCCTGTCCAACGGCCCAGGCGATCCGGCGCCTTGTGATTACGCTATCGATGCGATTACGAAGTTTCTGCAAACCGATATTCCGGTATTCGGCATCTGCCTCGGCCATCAGCTGCTGGCGCTGGCGAGCGGCGCGAAAACCGTGAAGATGAAGTTTGGCCACCACGGCGGCAACCATCCGGTAAAAGATATTGATAATAACGTGGTGATGATCACCGCGCAGAACCACGGTTTTGCAGTTGATGAAGCCTCTATGCCAGCCAACCTGCGCGTGACCCACAAGTCGCTGTTCGACGGCACCCTGCAGGGGATTCATCGTACCGACAAACCGGCATTCAGCTTCCAGGGACACCCGGAGGCGAGCCCCGGCCCGCACGATGCCGCGCCGCTGTTCGATCATTTTATCGAGTTAATTGAGTTCTACCGTCAGTCCGCGAAATAA
- the carB gene encoding carbamoyl-phosphate synthase large subunit, which produces MPKRTDIKSILILGAGPIVIGQACEFDYSGAQACKALREEGYRVILVNSNPATIMTDPEMADATYIEPIHWEVVRKIIEKERPDAVLPTMGGQTALNCALELERQGVLAEFGVTMIGATADAIDKAEDRRRFDVAMKKIGLDTARSGIAHTMEEALAVAAEVGFPCIIRPSFTMGGTGGGIAYNREEFEEICERGLDLSPTNELLIDESLIGWKEYEMEVVRDKNDNCIIVCSIENFDAMGIHTGDSITVAPAQTLTDKEYQIMRNASMAVLREIGVETGGSNVQFSVNPKDGRLIVIEMNPRVSRSSALASKATGFPIAKVAAKLAVGYTLDELMNDITGGRTPASFEPSIDYVVTKIPRFNFEKFVGANDRLTTQMKSVGEVMAIGRTQQESLQKALRGLEVGATGFDPKVSLDDPEALTKIRRELKDAGAERIWYIADAFRAGLSVDGVFNLTNIDRWFLVQIEELVRLEEKVTEVGITGLDADFLRQLKRKGFADARLAKLAGVREAEIRKLRDQYDLHPVYKRVDTCAAEFATDTAYMYSTYEDECEANPSVDRDKIMVLGGGPNRIGQGIEFDYCCVHASLALREDGYETIMVNCNPETVSTDYDTSDRLYFEPVTLEDVLEIVRIEKPKGVIVQYGGQTPLKLARALEAAGVPVIGTSPDAIDRAEDRERFQHAVDRLKLKQPANATVTAIEQAVEKAKEIGYPLVVRPSYVLGGRAMEIVYDEIDLRRYFQTAVSVSNDAPVLLDRFLDDAVEVDVDAICDGEMVLIGGIMEHIEQAGVHSGDSACSLPAYTLSQEIQDVMREQVQKLAFELQVRGLMNVQFAVKNNEVYLIEVNPRAARTVPFVSKATGVPLAKVAARVMAGKTLAQQGVTKEIIPPYYSVKEVVLPFNKFPGVDPLLGPEMRSTGEVMGVGRTFAEAFAKAQLGSNSTMKKQGRALLSVREGDKERVVDLAAKLLKFGFELDATHGTAIVLGEAGINPRLVNKVHEGRPHIQDRIKNGEYTYIINTTAGRQAIEDSKLIRRSALQYKVHYDTTLNGGFATAMALNANAMEKVTSVQEMHAQIKK; this is translated from the coding sequence ATGCCAAAACGTACAGATATAAAAAGTATCCTGATTCTGGGCGCGGGCCCGATTGTTATCGGTCAGGCGTGCGAGTTTGACTACTCTGGCGCTCAGGCGTGTAAAGCGCTGCGTGAAGAGGGCTACCGCGTCATTCTGGTGAACTCCAACCCGGCCACTATCATGACCGACCCGGAAATGGCCGATGCCACCTACATCGAGCCGATTCACTGGGAAGTGGTGCGCAAGATCATTGAGAAAGAGCGCCCGGATGCGGTTCTGCCGACCATGGGCGGCCAGACGGCGCTGAACTGCGCGCTGGAGCTGGAGCGTCAGGGCGTGCTGGCCGAATTCGGCGTGACCATGATTGGCGCCACCGCCGATGCGATTGATAAAGCGGAAGACCGTCGTCGCTTCGATGTGGCGATGAAGAAAATCGGCCTCGATACCGCGCGCTCCGGGATCGCACATACCATGGAAGAAGCGCTGGCGGTTGCCGCTGAAGTTGGCTTCCCGTGCATCATCCGTCCATCCTTTACCATGGGCGGCACCGGCGGCGGTATCGCCTACAACCGCGAAGAGTTTGAAGAAATCTGCGAGCGCGGCCTGGATCTGTCGCCAACCAACGAACTGCTGATTGATGAATCACTGATCGGCTGGAAAGAGTACGAGATGGAAGTGGTGCGTGATAAAAACGACAACTGCATCATCGTCTGCTCTATCGAAAACTTCGACGCCATGGGCATTCATACCGGCGACTCTATCACCGTCGCGCCGGCGCAGACCCTGACCGATAAAGAGTACCAAATCATGCGTAACGCCTCGATGGCGGTACTGCGTGAAATCGGTGTGGAAACCGGCGGTTCCAACGTCCAGTTCTCGGTGAACCCGAAAGATGGTCGCCTGATCGTTATCGAAATGAACCCACGCGTATCGCGTTCATCGGCGCTGGCCTCGAAAGCCACCGGCTTCCCGATCGCCAAAGTTGCCGCCAAGCTGGCGGTAGGCTACACCCTCGACGAGCTGATGAACGATATCACCGGCGGCCGTACTCCGGCGTCGTTCGAGCCGTCCATCGACTACGTAGTCACCAAAATTCCACGCTTTAACTTCGAGAAATTCGTTGGCGCTAACGACCGCCTGACCACCCAGATGAAATCAGTGGGTGAAGTGATGGCGATTGGTCGTACCCAGCAGGAGTCCCTGCAGAAAGCCCTGCGCGGCCTGGAAGTGGGCGCCACCGGTTTCGACCCGAAAGTGAGCCTGGATGACCCGGAAGCGCTGACTAAAATCCGCCGCGAGCTTAAAGACGCTGGCGCGGAGCGTATCTGGTACATCGCTGACGCTTTCCGCGCCGGTCTGTCCGTTGACGGCGTCTTCAACCTGACCAATATCGACCGCTGGTTCCTGGTACAGATTGAAGAGCTGGTGCGTCTGGAAGAGAAAGTGACCGAAGTGGGAATTACCGGCCTCGATGCCGACTTCCTGCGTCAGCTCAAGCGTAAAGGCTTTGCCGATGCGCGTCTGGCGAAGCTGGCGGGCGTCCGCGAAGCGGAAATCCGCAAGCTGCGCGACCAGTATGACCTGCACCCGGTCTACAAGCGCGTGGATACCTGCGCGGCGGAATTTGCTACCGACACCGCCTATATGTACTCCACATATGAAGATGAGTGCGAAGCCAATCCGTCCGTTGACCGCGACAAAATCATGGTGCTCGGCGGCGGCCCGAACCGTATCGGCCAGGGCATCGAATTCGACTACTGCTGCGTACACGCCTCCCTGGCGCTGCGCGAAGACGGCTACGAGACCATTATGGTCAACTGTAACCCGGAAACCGTCTCTACTGACTACGACACCTCCGACCGTCTCTATTTCGAGCCGGTGACCCTGGAAGACGTGCTGGAAATCGTGCGCATCGAGAAGCCGAAAGGCGTTATCGTGCAGTACGGCGGCCAGACGCCGCTGAAGCTGGCGCGCGCGCTGGAAGCGGCAGGCGTACCGGTTATCGGTACCAGCCCGGACGCTATCGACCGCGCGGAAGACCGTGAGCGCTTCCAGCACGCGGTTGACCGCCTGAAGCTGAAGCAGCCTGCAAACGCCACCGTCACCGCCATTGAACAAGCGGTGGAGAAGGCGAAAGAGATTGGCTACCCGCTGGTGGTGCGCCCGTCCTACGTTCTCGGCGGCCGGGCGATGGAAATCGTCTACGACGAAATCGACCTGCGTCGCTACTTCCAGACCGCTGTCAGCGTCTCCAACGATGCGCCGGTGCTGCTGGACCGCTTCCTTGACGATGCGGTTGAAGTCGACGTCGATGCCATCTGCGACGGTGAAATGGTGCTGATTGGCGGCATTATGGAGCACATTGAGCAGGCGGGCGTGCACTCAGGTGACTCCGCGTGTTCGCTGCCGGCCTACACCCTGAGCCAGGAAATTCAGGATGTGATGCGTGAGCAGGTGCAGAAGCTGGCCTTTGAGCTGCAGGTACGCGGCCTGATGAACGTGCAGTTCGCGGTCAAAAACAACGAAGTCTACCTGATTGAAGTTAACCCGCGCGCGGCGCGTACCGTACCGTTCGTGTCGAAAGCCACCGGCGTACCGCTGGCGAAAGTCGCGGCGCGCGTGATGGCAGGCAAAACGCTGGCTCAGCAGGGCGTCACTAAAGAGATCATCCCGCCGTACTACTCGGTGAAAGAGGTGGTGCTGCCGTTTAACAAATTCCCGGGCGTTGACCCGCTGTTAGGGCCAGAAATGCGCTCTACCGGTGAAGTCATGGGCGTGGGCCGCACCTTCGCGGAGGCGTTCGCCAAGGCGCAGCTGGGCAGCAACTCGACGATGAAGAAACAGGGACGCGCGCTGCTCTCCGTACGCGAAGGCGACAAAGAGCGCGTGGTGGATCTGGCGGCAAAACTGCTGAAGTTCGGCTTCGAGCTGGATGCCACCCACGGTACCGCGATTGTGCTGGGCGAAGCCGGTATCAATCCGCGTCTGGTGAACAAAGTGCATGAAGGCCGTCCGCACATTCAGGATCGTATCAAGAATGGTGAATATACCTACATCATCAACACTACCGCAGGCCGTCAGGCGATTGAAGACTCCAAGCTGATTCGCCGTAGCGCCCTGCAGTATAAGGTGCACTACGACACCACGCTGAACGGCGGTTTCGCTACCGCAATGGCGCTGAATGCCAACGCGATGGAGAAAGTGACGTCGGTGCAGGAAATGCACGCGCAGATTAAAAAGTAA
- a CDS encoding ROK family protein — MAILLFDWGGSAIKYGIWQQGALTDTAAIKTPASWPEMKTLLLNICQQFQQRYDIEGVSVSAPGSVDDRRGIIGGLSAIPYIHHFAIVDELTALFALPVCIENDANSAGIAEAALGAGRDYQHVLFVIVGSGVGGAIVENKVLRRGSHRYAGEFGLMTLHDGQTFSELATAVAMARRYARRMSLAADSVSGADVFRLAEEGDDIARQEVALFYHWMAVGLLNLQVCYDPDCLIIGGGISASDKILSGIKQRLAELANEKALTEFLPHVVFCQYRNEANLIGAAVNFEQKQGARR; from the coding sequence ATGGCAATTCTGTTATTTGACTGGGGCGGCAGCGCGATTAAGTACGGTATCTGGCAGCAGGGCGCGTTAACCGATACTGCGGCCATCAAGACGCCAGCCAGCTGGCCCGAAATGAAGACGTTGCTGCTGAACATCTGCCAGCAGTTTCAGCAGCGCTATGATATTGAGGGGGTCTCCGTCAGCGCGCCGGGAAGCGTTGATGATCGGCGCGGGATTATTGGCGGACTGAGCGCTATTCCTTATATCCATCACTTTGCCATTGTCGATGAGCTGACGGCATTGTTCGCGCTCCCGGTATGCATTGAGAACGACGCCAATTCCGCCGGCATCGCTGAAGCGGCGCTGGGCGCAGGCCGCGACTATCAACATGTGCTGTTTGTGATCGTTGGTTCCGGCGTGGGTGGCGCCATTGTTGAAAACAAAGTCCTGCGACGTGGCAGCCACCGCTATGCCGGGGAGTTTGGTCTGATGACGCTTCACGACGGACAAACCTTTAGCGAGCTGGCGACCGCCGTGGCGATGGCGCGACGCTATGCGCGGCGAATGTCTCTGGCAGCAGATTCGGTCTCGGGCGCGGACGTTTTTCGCCTGGCGGAGGAAGGCGACGATATTGCCCGTCAGGAAGTGGCGCTGTTTTATCACTGGATGGCGGTAGGCTTACTCAATTTGCAGGTGTGCTACGACCCTGACTGTCTGATTATCGGCGGCGGCATCTCCGCCAGCGATAAGATTTTAAGCGGCATTAAGCAACGCCTGGCTGAACTGGCAAATGAAAAAGCGTTAACGGAATTTCTACCGCACGTGGTGTTCTGCCAGTACCGCAACGAGGCTAACCTGATCGGCGCGGCGGTGAACTTCGAACAAAAACAGGGGGCTCGGCGCTAA
- a CDS encoding YgdI/YgdR family lipoprotein yields the protein MHYKPLTAAIFAAAALFTVAGCSSNQSLKTTDGKTIVTDGKPQVDDDTGLVSYKNAETGRTEQINRDQVKSMDELDN from the coding sequence ATGCACTATAAGCCACTCACCGCTGCTATTTTTGCCGCTGCCGCACTTTTCACCGTGGCCGGCTGTTCATCTAATCAGTCGCTAAAAACGACCGACGGCAAAACTATTGTCACCGATGGCAAACCGCAGGTGGATGACGACACCGGTCTGGTGTCCTACAAAAACGCGGAAACCGGCCGTACCGAGCAGATCAATCGTGATCAGGTGAAGTCTATGGACGAGCTGGATAACTAA
- the kefF gene encoding glutathione-regulated potassium-efflux system oxidoreductase KefF: MILIIYAHPYPQHSHANKRMLEQAGTLDGVEIRSLYQLYPDFNIDIAAEQAALARADLVIWQHPMQWYSVPPLLKLWMDKVLSHGWAYGHNGIALRGKSLMWAVTTGGGESHFDIGSFPGFDVLAQPLQATGLYCGMKWLPPFAMHCTFICDDETLQAQARRYRQRLIEWQEAHNNG, encoded by the coding sequence ATGATCCTCATAATTTATGCGCACCCTTATCCGCAGCACTCGCATGCGAATAAGCGGATGCTTGAGCAGGCAGGGACGCTTGATGGCGTAGAGATACGCTCCCTCTATCAACTTTACCCCGATTTTAATATTGATATCGCCGCCGAGCAGGCTGCGCTGGCCCGTGCCGATCTGGTTATCTGGCAGCATCCGATGCAGTGGTACAGCGTGCCGCCGTTGCTGAAGCTATGGATGGATAAGGTGCTTTCGCACGGTTGGGCGTACGGGCATAACGGTATCGCGCTACGCGGTAAATCGCTGATGTGGGCGGTGACCACCGGCGGTGGAGAAAGCCACTTTGATATTGGTTCTTTCCCCGGCTTTGACGTTCTGGCACAGCCGCTGCAGGCGACCGGCCTGTACTGCGGCATGAAATGGCTGCCGCCGTTCGCGATGCATTGCACCTTTATTTGCGATGACGAAACCCTTCAGGCGCAGGCGCGCCGCTACCGGCAACGCTTAATTGAATGGCAGGAGGCGCACAATAATGGATAG
- the kefC gene encoding glutathione-regulated potassium-efflux system protein KefC, translating into MDSHTLIQALIYLGSAALIVPIAVRLGLGSVLGYLIAGCIIGPWGLRLVTDAEAILHFAEIGVVLMLFVIGLELDPQRLWKLRASVFGGGALQMVVCGVLIGLFCMLLGLRWQVAELIGMTLALSSTAIAMQAMNERNLTVTQLGRSAFAVLLFQDIAAIPLVAMIPLLAASGGSTTLGAFALSALKVAGALALVVALGRYLTRPMLRFVARSGLREVFSAVALFLVFGFGLLLEEVGLSMAMGAFLAGVLLASSEYRHALESDIEPFKGLLLGLFFIGVGMSIDFGTLVTHPLRILILLVGFLVIKSLMLWLIARPLGVPRAQRRWFAVLLGQGSEFAFVVFGAAQMADVLDSEWAKALTLAVALSMAATPILLVLLTRLEKSASGQEREADEIDEEQPRVIIAGFGRYGQIAGRVLLSSGVKMVILDHDPDHVDTLRKFDMKVFYGDATRVDLLESAGAEKAEVLINAIDDPQTNLQLAELAKEHFPHLQIISRARDVDHYIKLRQAGVDAPERETFEAALKSGRMTLEALGLGAYEARERADLFRRFNLQMVEEMVAMVENDAASRVAVFKRTSDMLTGIINEDRNHLSLVQRHGWQGTEEGRHTGDLADEPQNKPSA; encoded by the coding sequence ATGGATAGTCATACGCTGATACAGGCGCTCATTTATTTAGGATCAGCCGCGCTGATCGTGCCGATTGCCGTGCGTCTTGGCCTGGGGTCGGTGCTCGGCTATTTAATTGCCGGCTGTATTATTGGCCCGTGGGGGCTGAGGTTGGTCACCGACGCCGAAGCAATTTTGCACTTTGCGGAAATTGGCGTGGTGCTGATGCTTTTTGTTATCGGCCTCGAGCTGGATCCCCAGCGTCTGTGGAAACTGCGCGCCTCGGTGTTCGGCGGCGGAGCGCTGCAGATGGTGGTCTGCGGCGTGCTGATCGGCCTGTTCTGCATGTTGCTTGGCCTGCGCTGGCAGGTTGCTGAGTTAATTGGCATGACGCTGGCGCTCTCCTCAACGGCGATTGCCATGCAGGCGATGAACGAGCGTAACCTGACGGTAACCCAGTTGGGCCGAAGCGCCTTTGCGGTGCTGCTGTTTCAGGATATCGCGGCGATTCCACTGGTGGCGATGATCCCGCTGCTGGCGGCGAGCGGCGGATCGACGACGCTGGGGGCGTTTGCGCTCTCGGCGCTGAAAGTCGCCGGCGCGCTGGCGCTGGTGGTGGCTCTCGGACGCTATCTGACCCGACCAATGCTGCGTTTTGTCGCGCGCTCTGGCCTGCGCGAAGTGTTCAGCGCCGTGGCCCTGTTCCTGGTATTTGGCTTCGGACTGCTGCTGGAAGAGGTGGGGCTATCGATGGCGATGGGAGCATTCCTGGCCGGGGTGCTGCTGGCGAGCTCGGAGTACCGTCACGCGCTGGAAAGCGATATTGAACCGTTTAAGGGGTTGTTGTTGGGGCTGTTTTTTATCGGCGTCGGGATGTCTATCGACTTCGGTACCCTGGTGACCCATCCGCTGCGGATCCTGATTTTGCTGGTGGGATTCCTGGTGATTAAATCCCTGATGCTGTGGCTGATCGCCAGACCTTTGGGCGTGCCGCGCGCCCAGCGCCGCTGGTTTGCGGTGCTGCTGGGGCAGGGGAGTGAATTTGCCTTTGTGGTCTTCGGCGCGGCACAGATGGCCGATGTCCTGGATAGCGAGTGGGCGAAGGCGTTGACCCTGGCGGTGGCCCTATCGATGGCGGCAACGCCAATCCTGCTGGTGCTGCTGACCCGCCTGGAGAAATCCGCCAGCGGTCAGGAACGCGAAGCGGATGAAATTGATGAAGAGCAGCCGCGGGTGATTATCGCCGGCTTCGGTCGTTATGGGCAGATTGCCGGCCGCGTACTGCTCTCCAGCGGCGTGAAGATGGTGATTCTCGATCACGATCCGGACCACGTCGATACCCTGCGTAAGTTTGATATGAAGGTGTTCTACGGCGATGCGACGCGGGTGGACCTGCTTGAGTCGGCGGGGGCGGAAAAAGCGGAAGTGTTGATTAACGCTATCGACGATCCGCAGACTAACCTGCAGCTGGCGGAACTGGCGAAAGAGCATTTCCCGCATCTGCAGATCATCTCCCGCGCTCGCGATGTCGATCATTACATCAAGCTGCGCCAGGCCGGGGTAGACGCGCCGGAGCGTGAAACCTTTGAAGCGGCGCTGAAGTCCGGGCGTATGACGCTGGAGGCGCTGGGGCTGGGAGCGTACGAAGCGCGCGAGCGTGCTGATCTGTTCCGTCGCTTCAACCTGCAAATGGTCGAAGAGATGGTGGCGATGGTGGAAAACGACGCGGCTTCCCGGGTGGCGGTATTCAAACGCACCAGCGATATGCTGACCGGCATTATCAATGAAGACCGCAATCATCTGTCGTTGGTTCAGCGTCACGGCTGGCAAGGAACGGAAGAGGGAAGGCATACCGGCGACCTGGCCGATGAGCCGCAAAATAAACCCTCGGCATGA